The nucleotide window CTGTCAAGGCAGTCAATGTAACTCACTGTTATCCCTTTTTCACGCATGATGGCGGCAAGGGTTAAAAGCCCCAAAGGTTTTGCCCAGAAATCAAAGGCGGCAAAATCATGAATCCAGGGGTTTACACACAGAATGTGGGGGGAATCAGTCTTCAAAATATCTCATGGATGTTTTTTTAAGTTCCTGTCTGCTGAACAGCAACTCATACTCATCTTCTCCCGTGGCTTTGGAAATCTTTCTGGCAATGGCATAACACTCATCTTCATCTGCGGCATGAACCATGGTATACAGATTGTATTTCCATCCTGGAGCGGGATTTCTTCTATAGCAATGGGTGATTTCCTGAAATGTGGCCATAATATTCCCGGTTTTTTCCACCCGGTCTTCGTCCACTTTCCATGCCACCATGGCATTTGCTTTAAACCCGGATTTCTGGTGCTTTAGTGTGGCACCAAAGCGCCGGATCATCCCTTGATCATTGAGATCTTTTAACACACTTAAAAACTGATCTTCGGTGATGCCGATCTGTTGGGCCATTTCAAGAAACGGCCGCTTGACAACCGGAATATCGGTTTGCAGCAGGGCTATTATTTTTTTTTCCAAATCTGTCAGCATAAGCGATTTTATGGCTTTCATTTTTCAAGGTTAATATAAAAAAAACAATGTGAACTTTTTTTCAGCATATTGTCAAGATCTTGTTATTTTTTTAAATTATTATTTTTTCTTGTCAGGAAACAAAGACAGGATGTCCTGTTGTGTTGCCCGGCATACGCCTCTTTCCGTGATAAACCCTGTGACCAGCCTTGCAGGGGTCACATCAAAGGCGTGATTTGCAGCCGAACTGGTCTCGGGAGGAATCAGAACTCTTTTAATTTTTCCATGGCAAAGTCCCTGCACATATCTGATTTCATCGGGATCTCTTTCTTCTATGGGAATGTCGGCAATCCCGTCCGTGATGTCCCAGTCAAAGGTGGAGGATGGAAGTGCCACATAAAAGGGGATGTCATTGTCTTTGGCGGCAAGGGCTTTTAAATAGGTCCCGATTTTATTGGCCACATCCCCGGCCCGGGTGGTTCGGTCAGTTCCCACGATAACCAGATCCACCATGCCGTGCTGCATGATATGCCCCCCGGCATTGTCCGTGATAACAGTATGGTTTACCCCGTGTTTGCCCAATTCCCAGGCCGTAAGACGGGAACCCTGGTTTAAGGGCCGTGTCTCATCCACCCAGACATGGACATCAATGCCATTGTCAAAGGCCGTATAAACGGGGGCTGTGGCCGTGCCATATTCAATGCATGCAAGCCATCCGGCATTGCAGTGGGTCAGAATATTGACCGGTTCCCCATTTTTCATTTTGCTGATGTTTTCAATAATGCTAAGGCCATACTCACCGATTTTTTGACAATTGATTGCCTCTTCCTCAATAACGGCAAGGGCTTCATCAAATGCTGCCTTTATCCTGGCCCCATAATCGGCTTGCTGTAATGCCGCAGACAACACCCGGTCAACCCCCCAGAAAAGATTCATGGCCGTGGGCCGGGCATTCTTGAGCCGTTTGCATTCCGACTTCAGGTAGTCGTTATCAGCACCTTTGTTGTTTTCCTGGGTAAGGCTGATATACACCCCCAATGCCCCGGTGGCACCAATCAAAGGAGCGCCTCTGACCACCATTTCTTTGATGGCGTAGATGGTGTCATCAACGGTGTTCAAATCTTTTATGATCAATTCATGGGGCAAAAATCGCTGGTCAATGACTTGAACCGTTTCAGATTTCTTGTCAAACCAGATAGGTCTCATATCTTTTCCATCCACCTTCATCGTAAGCTCTCCAATAGCAATAGGATTTTAAAAATTCTTAATAAAATTTTGTGCTTCTTCTATGGACGCCGTCATATCCTTGATAAGCCTTGTCACATCCGTTTCAATGGAAACCACTTCGGAACTTAAAGACCCGACCGCTTTTGCATTGAGATTGTGTTTCAGATAAAGAACATAATCTTTGAGCTTGTCCAGAACCGGGTACATCCCTTTGGTGGATGTATTCATAATTGTTTCAAGTTTTTGATATTTTGTTTTTGCATCCCGAAGCGATCGTTTGCTGCTGTTTTTCAGCCTGGCATCATTGATCTGTGTGATCTCCTGTTCCCATTCTTTGAACAGATCCCCGGCAACCTGCTCCACATCATTGATCCGATTTTCAATCTGATCAGCCCTGGAATCGCATTCCTCATAGCTGTCCTTGAGATTATTATAAAAAGCCTCCAGGTCTCCGCCGTCAAAGGAATAAAGTTCCTTGATCTTTGTCAATGCGTCTTTAAACTCTTCCCTGGCTTTTGTCTGACTTTCCTGAACATCTTCAACATTATCAATTAAAATATGCCGTTTTTCCTTGCCCAATTTCTCCATGGTGGCATAGTAGGCCGTGCCGCATCCGGATATAAAAAAAAGAACCGCCCATATCAGAAAAAATTTTGTGATGGTTTTAAAGTTTGCAGGCTTCATCATTTAAGTTGTCGCTCCCATTGTTTTTTTGATATTCGTTACTGATTCTAAAAAATTCTTATACCAAAAATTCAGGCTTTTATTAATCTTTTTCTTGTATTGCTTTCCGTTTGCATTTCATTTACTAAATCAGTATTTTATTTTCATTGAATTAGCGATTGATCGAAAATTTGAATCAATTTGTTTTAAATCATTTAATTCCCGTAAGAGATTTCACTGTCCATAT belongs to Desulfobacula toluolica Tol2 and includes:
- the ahbB gene encoding siroheme decarboxylase subunit beta — its product is MLTDLEKKIIALLQTDIPVVKRPFLEMAQQIGITEDQFLSVLKDLNDQGMIRRFGATLKHQKSGFKANAMVAWKVDEDRVEKTGNIMATFQEITHCYRRNPAPGWKYNLYTMVHAADEDECYAIARKISKATGEDEYELLFSRQELKKTSMRYFED
- the mtnA gene encoding S-methyl-5-thioribose-1-phosphate isomerase; the encoded protein is MKVDGKDMRPIWFDKKSETVQVIDQRFLPHELIIKDLNTVDDTIYAIKEMVVRGAPLIGATGALGVYISLTQENNKGADNDYLKSECKRLKNARPTAMNLFWGVDRVLSAALQQADYGARIKAAFDEALAVIEEEAINCQKIGEYGLSIIENISKMKNGEPVNILTHCNAGWLACIEYGTATAPVYTAFDNGIDVHVWVDETRPLNQGSRLTAWELGKHGVNHTVITDNAGGHIMQHGMVDLVIVGTDRTTRAGDVANKIGTYLKALAAKDNDIPFYVALPSSTFDWDITDGIADIPIEERDPDEIRYVQGLCHGKIKRVLIPPETSSAANHAFDVTPARLVTGFITERGVCRATQQDILSLFPDKKK
- a CDS encoding DUF2959 domain-containing protein, whose protein sequence is MMKPANFKTITKFFLIWAVLFFISGCGTAYYATMEKLGKEKRHILIDNVEDVQESQTKAREEFKDALTKIKELYSFDGGDLEAFYNNLKDSYEECDSRADQIENRINDVEQVAGDLFKEWEQEITQINDARLKNSSKRSLRDAKTKYQKLETIMNTSTKGMYPVLDKLKDYVLYLKHNLNAKAVGSLSSEVVSIETDVTRLIKDMTASIEEAQNFIKNF